A genome region from Sphaeramia orbicularis chromosome 19, fSphaOr1.1, whole genome shotgun sequence includes the following:
- the LOC115410582 gene encoding uroporphyrinogen-III synthase-like yields the protein MQVLLLKEPRDGESGPDPYIKELASHGHKATLIPVLSFKFVSLNTLTDKIFQPEKHGGLIFTSPRAVEAVKMCIEERKEEWGSSVKDKWNTKSIYVVGKATAALVRGLGLNPVGEDTGTADVLSRVIIEREDTNIPPLFFPCGSIKREVLPTALRESGVPLETLTVYQTAEHPDLEKNLNNYFTEQGVPASIAFFSPSGVKFCLEVVRKLSRERLTQIKFAAIGPTTRDAMTAEGLCVSATAEKPTAEHLGAAIAKALQ from the exons ATGCAGGTCCTGCTTCTCAAAGAGCCTAGGGATGGAGAATCTGGACCTGATCCTTATATTAAG GAGCTGGCATCACATGGACATAAAGCCACACTTATTCCTGTTCTGTCTTTTAAATTTGTCTCATTGAACACATTGACAGATAAG ATTTTCCAACCTGAAAAACATGGAGGTCTCATTTTTACCAGTCCAAGAGCAGTGGAGGCTGTGAAGATGTGCATAGAGGAAAGAAAGGAAG AATGGGGCAGCTCTGTGAAAGATAAGTGGAACACCAAGTCCATATATGTGGTGGGAAAGGCCACCGCTGCATTAG TCCGAGGTCTGGGTTTGAATCCTGTGGGTGAAGACACGGGCACCGCAGACGTCCTGTCCCGCGTTATCATTGAAC GAGAGGACACAAATATTCCTCCACTTTTCTTCCCCTGTGGCTCCATCAAAAGGGAAGTCTTGCCGACAGCTTTGAGGGAAAGCG GAGTGCCCCTAGAGACGCTGACTGTCTATCAAACAGCTGAACATCCAGATCTGGAGAAGAATCTCAACAACTACTTCACAGAGCAG GGAGTTCCTGCCAGCATAGCTTTCTTTAGTCCGTCAGGGGTGAAGTTCTGCCTTGAAGTGGTGCGGAAGCTTTCAAGGGAACGGCTGACTCAGATAAAG TTTGCAGCCATAGGACCAACTACACGAGATGCGATGACAGCAGAAGGTCTGTGTGTCAGCGCTACAGCAGAAAAGCCAACAGCTGAACATCTGGGAGCAGCCATCGCCAAAGCCCTGCAGTAA